Genomic segment of Flavobacteriales bacterium:
TGCTTCTGCAGCCCATCTTGTGCATCGATCATAAGTATGCATACATCACTCTGCTCGATGGCCCGTATGGATCGGAGCACGGAATAGAATTCCACATCCTCATGTACCTTCTTCTTCTTGCGGATACCGGCCGTATCCACAATGATGAATTCCATGCCGAAAGCATTGTAGTGCGTATCCAACGCATCCCGGGTGGTACCGGCCACATCGGTGACGATGTTGCGCTCATTGCCTAGTATGGCATTGGTGAAGGAGGATTTTCCCACATTGGGTTTGCCTACGACCGCTATACGCGGAAGGTCCGGAACATCCACCTCTGCCTCTTGATCGAGTTTCTCTACCAAGGCATCCAGCATATCCCCTGTCCCGCTGCCATTGATGGCCGAGATGGGATAGTACTCGCCAAGCCCCAAGCTATAGAACTCCATGGCATCAGTACGTCTCTGATGATTATCCACCTTATTCACCACGACCAGAAAAGGTTTCTGGGTCTGTCGGAGGAGTTCTGCCACTCCGCCATCCAGGTCGGTGATGCCTGTTTCTACATCGGTCAGGAAGATGAGTACATCGGCTTCATCTATGGCCAAGCGCACCTGCCGATTGATCTGTTCTTCAAAGACATCATCACTCCCTTCTACATAGCCTCCGGTGTCGATGACTGAGAATTCCACTCCATTCCACTCCGAATGCCCGTAGTGACGGTCCCGGGTCACACCGCTCTGCTCA
This window contains:
- the der gene encoding ribosome biogenesis GTPase Der, which gives rise to MSNIVAIIGRPNVGKSTFFNRLTGERSAIVDEQSGVTRDRHYGHSEWNGVEFSVIDTGGYVEGSDDVFEEQINRQVRLAIDEADVLIFLTDVETGITDLDGGVAELLRQTQKPFLVVVNKVDNHQRRTDAMEFYSLGLGEYYPISAINGSGTGDMLDALVEKLDQEAEVDVPDLPRIAVVGKPNVGKSSFTNAILGNERNIVTDVAGTTRDALDTHYNAFGMEFIIVDTAGIRKKKKVHEDVEFYSVLRSIRAIEQSDVCILMIDAQDGLQKQDLNIYYVIERNKKGVVVLVNKWDLIDKDESSTRIMEKEIKERLEPFTDVHIIFTSALTKQRIHKALETALEVYQNRAQRIPTSRLNEVMLPIIENTPPPATKGKYIKIKYCAQLPTTVPSFAFFCNLPQYIKDPYRRFLENQLRKHFPLTGVPVNIFFRKK